Proteins encoded within one genomic window of Eurosta solidaginis isolate ZX-2024a chromosome 1, ASM4086904v1, whole genome shotgun sequence:
- the LOC137236478 gene encoding uncharacterized protein yields MENNEEEMRRHMRHEIEVPTYHHEMDINGDGSAAYGLVYDRGERTSTLGLSIEPNPLTFYMSTTPAESVAVAAAVANYHNIHNYPSDVLTPTPPPNATPHYEGTVTTTLAYDPTSNAPPPSIVTQPIGVQMYSPVQHHVHHYNHVHSHHHHAMSHGAHHHVHHTHVPGGHIEHEHQHHHHQHQHPHTLHSPHHPNQHQHTHSTSMSAVQMNSDHSAYDACLMRRYPYLLCNKCLSNTCHCSHDSTSGLSHTPYDTVHNAEQMQTTLHEAPDQTEQALMASNVIPEELAGVEHMDIGVVPDGATVNVATSSNAMLHLQDTDASNAVDGVSEEHDYSIGNYWPPPPPAHSSTEEISNFRTTPPATATQTHKTENKCKNTLPNSSQKSDISTTEIINDLDTIDFCSVQSRHLRIRANAAPRSSHYSAVSTITSSATAHTDGSASVDSLDDEMIVASTTSASNASDGVEKLADAKEITDGASTSRQARAADESLVESRAIENLNPVPESSEALAHTDSTRTTLPISLNTSDEVTSASDTERANFANTGTTNTTTTTYAVNKQQNEPGNVVDSSNAESGGNSAGDSGCGDGATRAAVDDRSSVSSTMSNRGSVDNIDDLNDIDALPSFSGATNNNRITPPCNNKAHSSTNFRTTLGSSAFAIFNSDTSGAQIDEEIGEDDDQEIIWNLHKPREPSNNSSGGVDDVPHDRHNPHDFLRWRERERQRIHEREQQQYRPRGVSNEPCWLRECRDDSRYRHARAFLQDEEDKRPSGSQHTAEVRHSKAKMPRISCSRDGSAVVGDDITGNVNSGINENNTTDMRSARRKIWRMLNVHESSEVDEVLPQPTSSQNLSLPQQTCTTSTSSVTPPSTTVTSESDAVIESGPYVITYAGNRFGDSHSTTDNNVVLLEDSDLDEQTHLHDAAAGYTMSSRSNAVEEMSSTLAAATEEVVMSSASEIPTYIHDDEQPTFSGAAAAATAARVETSKRDKIPPHTRPTAARAHVRNQTSIDVSSSDGDGGAAAVLTAPDLQLDWLSDSTTGDDDDVVFVHSTREPILSIDLTTDDDTIAPAAHNVNSDASVAIADANEGTNESVDDVHQANYLCGGVVGDGAAGGPLLHPYAVIPPGYQQWEPQHTNMDTNEAHVAHLPPHQHDCVRHGALYQPQQVHQPQHQRVSSMLRSRYYKYVPRPAPNPFYEPQQAHQSQHQRAMMHELPAQGSMCPEMRRLRRSPQMNMTAASGAGTAMGRSAVPVLRNGASSTAASGTDSTIISIPTIEEVSLQDIFGSRVPAAHASLRQHPNSRNEGNSFLFPTRHGSASRYARGLSAGSINDGVDIAADSSNVAAAGSSSGGYTSVPISDNNNSSSNSSPPIPQIAPFYLHCRRGEDEMPPLQRSTTLHMQQPQPPQDVPHIPSCSLNRSNRSTLADAAAAAAAAQAFAQASTVNIDRMRGVSPSYVSGAVPPPAGAMAPEAVSIVPAGTGHATDGSNSSGGGSGAAMGDERVTGMLSYPTFSANGRSRHPPPHPFTTYMGGRHAHVGSNSGGPTSSTGHMHHNGGAHHGGTAPPYPVHQNLWYRQQHIQEIHRRHMTPTPIDLSSNPLNLTNSFRWRSQLPNAFSCVHASNGPVPSLDPAYYPYESQQRRRSAVHHHMFHHYSPVHLEIGLSTPLSHIGPHILIGSALRPNRGATLEIIERNTLPHKYKRVRRPSESDEDAEKCAICLSLFEIDNDVRRLPCMHLFHTDCVDQWLVTNKHCPICRVDIETHLTKDATATSAL; encoded by the exons CTGCCGCATATGGGTTGGTCTACGATCGCGGGGAACGTACATCTACACTGGGTCTATCAATCGAg CCAAATCCACTGACCTTCTATATGAGCACAACACCAGCTGAatctgttgctgttgctgctgctgtcgcaAATTATCATAATATACACAACTATCCATCTGACGTGCTTACGCCAACACCACCACCAAATGCAACGCCACATTATGAAGGAACAGTTACAACAACGCTAGCATACGATCCTACGTCGAATGCACCGCCGCCATCAATAGTGACTCAACCTATTGGTGTACAAATGTATTCACCAGTACAACATCACGTGCATCATTATAATCATGTACATTCCCATCATCATCATGCTATGTCACACGGAGCACATCATCATGTGCATCATACACATGTGCCTGGTGGTCACATTGAGCATGAACATCAGCATCATCACCACCAGCACCAGCATCCACATACGCTCCACTCGCCCCATCATCCAAATCAGCATCAGCATACACATTCAACGTCTATGTCTGCTGTACAAATGAATAGCGACCATTCCGCTTATGATGCTTGTTTAATGCGACGTTATCCTTATTTGCTGTGCAACAAATGTTTGTCCAATACATGCCACTGTTCACACGACAGCACTTCCGG ACTAAGTCATACACCATACGATACGGTGCATAATGCAGAGCAAATGCAAACGACTCTTCATGAAGCGCCAGATCAAACCGAGCAGGCATTAATGGCATCCAATGTCATACCTGAAGAATTGGCAGGTGTTGAACACATGGATATTGGTGTTGTGCCAGATGGTGCGACTGTGAATGTTGCAACCAGCTCTAATGCTATGTTGCATTTACAAGATACAGATGCATCTAATGCAGTAGATGGCGTTAGTGAAGAACATGACTATTCTATAGGCAATTATTGGCCACCACCGCCACCAGCACACTCCAGCACCGAGGAAATATCAAATTTTAGAACAACGCCACCTGCCACTGCTACGCAAACACATAAGActgaaaataaatgtaaaaatacGCTTCCCAATTCTAGCCAAAAAAGCGATATATCTACAACTGAAATTATTAATGATTTAGATACCATAGACTTCTGCTCAGTGCAGTCAAGACACTTGCGAATACGAGCAAATGCAGCGCCGCGTTCGTCTCATTATTCCGCTGTATCGACGATAACAAGCAGCGCCACAGCGCACACAGATGGTAGTGCATCTGTTGACTCATTGGATGATGAAATGATTGTAGCATCCACAACAAGCGCATCAAATGCTAGCGATGGAGTGGAGAAGCTAGCAGATGCGAAAGAAATTACCGATGGTGCATCCACAAGTCGACAAGCTCGCGCAGCAGATGAGTCCCTAGTTGAAAGCAGAGCAATTGAAAATTTAAATCCAGTTCCAGAATCGAGTGAGGCATTAGCTCATACAGATTCAACACGTACTACATTGCCCATATCATTAAATACCAGTGATGAGGTAACCTCTGCATCTGATACCGAACGTGCCAACTTTGCGAATACTGgcactacaaatacaacaacaacaacatatgctgtAAATAAACAACAAAATGAACCTGGAAATGTTGTAGATTCTAGTAATGCCGAAAGCGGAGGAAATAGCGCTGGTGACAGTGGTTGTGGTGATGGAGCTACTAGGGCTGCTGTAGACGACAGAAGCAGCGTGAGCAGTACAATGAGTAATCGTGGTTCTGTCGATAATATAGATGACTTGAACGATATTGATGCGTTACCTAGTTTTAGTGGAGCAACAAATAACAATCGCATTACACCACCTTGCAATAACAAAGCACATTCTTCCACTAATTTTCGCACTACACTTGGCAGCTCAGCTTTTGCCATATTCAATAGTGATACTAGCGGTGCACAAATAGATGAAGAGATCGGTGAGGATGATGATCAAGAGATTATATGGAATTTGCATAAACCACGTGAACCAAGCAATAATTCTAGTGGTGGCGTTGATGATGTTCCGCACGACAGACATAATCCACATGATTTTTTACGTTGGCGCGAACGTGAACGTCAGCGCATACACGAACGCGAACAACAGCAGTACAGGCCACGTGGGGTTTCAAATGAACCGTGCTGGTTACGAGAGTGCCGCGATGATAGTAGATATAGACATGCGAGAGCATTTTTGCAGGACGAGGAGGACAAACGACCAAGTGGTAGCCAACACACAGCAGAAGTCAGACATAGCAAAGCGAAAATGCCACGTATAAGCTGTAGTCGTGATGGAAGCGCCGTCGTTGGTGATGATATAACAGGGAATGTGAATAGTGGCATTAATGAAAACAATACCACTGATATGCGTTCGGCACGTCGTAAAATCTGGCGTATGCTTAATGTGCACGAATCAAGCGAAGTGGACGAGGTATTGCCACAGCCAACATCTTCGCAAAACTTATCTCTACCACAGCAGACATGTACAACAAGCACATCATCCGTGACACCGCCAAGCACTACTgtaacttcagaaagtgatgcgGTAATAGAATCGGGCCCATATGTTATTACCTATGCTGGTAATAGATTTGGCGACAGTCATTCGACTACAGACAATAACGTGGTGTTGTTAGAGGATAGTGACTTAGATGAACAAACACATTTACATGATGCTGCTGCCGGCTACACAATGTCATCTCGTTCTAACGCAGTTGAAGAAATGAGCTCTACACTTGCAGCAGCTACAGAAGAAGTTGTGATGTCATCAGCGTCGGAAATTCCCACATATATTCATGATGACGAACAGCCAACGTTTTCTGGTGCTGCTGCCGCTGCAACTGCAGCAAGAGTAGAAACTTCAAAACGTGATAAGATTCCACCACATACCAGACCCACAGCTGCCAGGGCCCATGTACGCAATCAAACATCCATAGATGTGTCCAGCAGTGATGGCGATGGAGGTGCTGCTGCTGTGTTGACAGCACCTGATTTGCAATTGGATTGGTTGTCAGATTCAACTactggtgatgatgatgatgtcgTGTTTGTACATTCGACACGTGAACCTATACTATCCATTGATTTAACAACGGATGACGATACCATTGCACCGGCAGCACACAATGTGAATAGCGATGCCAGCGTTGCAATTGCCGATGCCAATGAAGGCACCAATGAATCAGTGGACGATGTTCATCAAGCGAATTACTTATGCGGTGGTGTAGTTGGTGATGGCGCAGCCGGCGGACCATTACTGCATCCGTATGCGGTAATACCACCTGGTTATCAACAATGGGAACCGCAACATACAAATATGGATACCAATGAAGCACATGTCGCACATCTACCTCCACACCAGCACGATTGCGTTAGACATGGTGCTCTGTACCAACCTCAACAAGTGCATCAGCCGCAACATCAACGGGTTTCTTCAATGTTACGCAGTCGCTATTACAAATATGTTCCACGGCCAGCGCCAAATCCCTTTTATGAACCACAACAAGCCCACCAATCTCAGCATCAACGAGCCATGATGCATGAGCTGCCAGCGCAAGGCAGTATGTGTCCGGAAATGCGTCGCTTGCGACGTTCACCACAAATGAATATGACTGCAGCGTCGGGCGCTGGTACAGCCATGGGTCGTTCAGCGGTACCGGTATTACGTAATGGTGCAAGTTCTACAGCAGCATCTGGTACAGACTCAACCATAATTTCAATACCCACAATCGAGGAGGTTTCACTGCAAGATATATTTGGTAGTCGTGTGCCCGCTGCTCATGCATCCTTACGTCAGCATCCTAATAGTCGTAATGAGGGTAATAGTTTTCTCTTCCCAACTCGTCATGGTAGTGCTTCACGCTATGCTAGAGGTCTATCAGCTGGCAGTATAAATGATGGCGTTGACATTGCCGCTGATAGCTCAAACGTCGCAGCAGCTGGCAGTAGTAGTGGTGGCTATACAAGTGTGCCAATTagtgataataataatagcagTAGTAATAGTAGTCCACCGATACCACAAATCGCGCCATTTTACCTCCACTGTCGTCGTGGTGAAGATGAAATGCCGCCACTACAACGAAGTACTACACTTCATATGCAACAACCACAACCTCCACAAGACGTACCACACATTCCATCATGTTCGCTCAATCGTTCAAATCGTTCCACATTAGCTGACGCAGCAGCAGCAGCTGCAGCTGCACAAGCATTTGCACAAGCCTCCACCGTTAATATAGATCGTATGCGTGGCGTATCGCCCTCTTATGTGTCCGGCGCTGTACCTCCACCAGCCGGAGCAATGGCTCCTGAAGCCGTCTCAATCGTGCCTGCCGGAACTGGGCATGCAACTGATGGTAGTAATAGTAGTGGTGGTGGTAGTGGTGCAGCTATGGGCGATGAACGTGTTACTGGTATGCTGTCCTATCCGACATTTTCTGCAAATGGACGTTCGCGCCATCCACCTCCACATCCATTCACTACATATATGGGTGGTCGTCATGCGCACGTTGGCAGTAATAGTGGTGGACCGACAAGCAGCACCGGTCATATGCATCATAATGGTGGTGCACATCACGGTGGTACAGCCCCACCATATCCTGTGCATCAGAATCTTTGGTATCGCCAACAACATATACAGGAAATACATCGTCGCCATATGACTCCAACGCCTATAGATCTTTCATCGAATCCCCTAAATTTGACAAACAGTTTTCGGTGGCGTTCGCAGTTGCCAAATGCGTTTTCGTGTGTGCATGCCAGTAATGGTCCAGTGCCAAGTTTGGACCCG GCTTACTATCCATATGAATCACAGCAACGTCGTCGTTCGGCCGTTCATCATCACATGTTCCATCATTACTCACCGGTTCATCTTGAAATTGGTTTGTCAACACCACTTTCCCACATTGGACCACACATTTTAATCGGTTCGGCGTTGAGACCAAATCGTGGTGCTACTTTA GAAATTATTGAACGCAATACATTGCCACATAAGTACAAGCGGGTTCGGCGGCCCAGTGAATCGGATGAAGATGCCGAAAAGTGTGCAATTTGTTTGTCACTATTCGAGATTGATAATGATGTGCG